One genomic segment of Gemmatimonadota bacterium includes these proteins:
- the bshB1 gene encoding bacillithiol biosynthesis deacetylase BshB1: MKLDVLAVSPHPDDVELHCGGLMIRFADLGYATGIVDMSLGEMGTRGTVDGRKGEAAAAAEVLGLSERMNLELPDAHVGTCPTHRDALIDAIRRYQPDMLLVPHEIARHPDHGATARLARDAAFLAGLEKLETDHPAFRPRKVVFYLTHHRYQEPRPSFIVDITSTYSRKIEAVKAHRSQFHDPDSTEPETFISRPGFLEEVEAQSRYYGQLIGARYGEPFVVREYLSIDDPLAHFVGEGRGIGGNR; this comes from the coding sequence ATGAAACTCGATGTGCTTGCCGTATCCCCGCACCCGGACGACGTGGAGTTGCACTGCGGCGGACTGATGATCCGGTTCGCCGACCTGGGATATGCCACAGGTATCGTCGACATGAGCCTTGGCGAGATGGGAACCCGGGGAACGGTCGACGGACGGAAAGGGGAAGCGGCGGCGGCGGCGGAAGTGCTTGGCTTGTCCGAAAGGATGAACCTGGAGCTGCCGGACGCCCACGTCGGTACCTGCCCGACGCACCGCGACGCCCTCATCGACGCCATACGCCGGTACCAGCCCGACATGCTCCTCGTTCCCCACGAGATCGCCCGCCATCCCGATCACGGGGCGACCGCCCGGCTGGCCCGGGACGCGGCCTTTCTGGCCGGCCTGGAGAAACTCGAGACGGACCACCCGGCCTTCCGGCCCCGGAAAGTGGTCTTCTACCTTACCCACCACCGCTACCAGGAACCCCGGCCATCGTTCATCGTCGACATCACGTCTACGTACAGCCGCAAGATCGAGGCCGTGAAGGCCCACCGGTCGCAGTTCCACGACCCGGACTCCACCGAACCGGAGACCTTCATCAGCCGGCCCGGTTTCCTCGAAGAGGTCGAAGCCCAGAGCCGTTACTACGGACAGCTGATCGGCGCGCGGTACGGAGAGCCTTTCGTCGTCCGGGAGTACCTTTCGATCGACGATCCCCTGGCCCACTTCGTGGGCGAAGGTAGAGGCATAGGCGGCAACAGATGA
- a CDS encoding phytanoyl-CoA dioxygenase family protein — protein sequence MSLERLIQAMRLDGWCVLDGIIPGDRLDEVRHQVIASTNRHRNPDAPANIGHVSGFLKYDQSLAPWLADRRLLDLAGALLGRHFRISFTTATINEPGNDRGGWHADWPFNQRNAGHVPAPYPDAVMHLTTIWMLSSFTGENGGTLIVPGSHRKDNNPTGNNGVPPDQPHPNELNVTGEAGSVLVMDSRLWHSTAANSSRDPRVAVVVRYAPWWLNLNVLRPGSEDRRLLVDETGITENLVPTLPKDVFDGLPGELKPLVSHWVE from the coding sequence ATGTCATTGGAGCGACTGATACAGGCCATGCGGCTCGACGGCTGGTGCGTCCTGGACGGCATCATCCCGGGGGACAGGCTGGACGAGGTACGCCACCAGGTCATTGCTTCCACCAACCGCCACCGGAATCCCGATGCGCCCGCGAACATCGGCCACGTGAGCGGTTTTCTGAAGTACGACCAGTCGCTCGCACCCTGGCTCGCGGACCGGCGGCTCCTCGACCTGGCCGGCGCGCTGCTCGGACGCCATTTTCGCATCTCCTTCACCACGGCCACCATCAACGAACCCGGTAACGACCGCGGAGGCTGGCACGCGGACTGGCCCTTCAACCAGCGGAACGCGGGACATGTGCCCGCTCCGTACCCCGACGCGGTCATGCACCTCACCACCATCTGGATGCTCTCCTCCTTCACCGGCGAAAACGGAGGCACGCTCATCGTCCCGGGCAGCCACCGCAAGGACAACAATCCCACCGGCAATAACGGGGTACCGCCCGATCAACCCCATCCGAACGAGCTGAACGTGACCGGCGAGGCGGGAAGCGTCCTCGTCATGGACAGCCGGCTCTGGCATTCGACGGCCGCCAACTCCTCCAGGGATCCCCGCGTGGCCGTCGTCGTCCGCTACGCGCCCTGGTGGTTGAACCTGAACGTGCTGCGGCCCGGTTCGGAAGACCGCCGGCTCCTGGTGGACGAAACCGGCATAACGGAAAACCTGGTCCCCACCCTCCCCAAAGACGTCTTCGACGGCCTGCCCGGTGAGCTGAAGCCCCTCGTGTCTCACTGGGTGGAGTAG
- a CDS encoding NAD(P)-dependent oxidoreductase, giving the protein MQYLLTGGYGCIGSWIVKNLVDDGHDVAIYDLVEHTARMALIMDWDQIARVRYIEGDIADGPHFTRVVGETGASRIIHLAGLQVPVCRADPIKGATVNVIGTLNVFEAAKTHDDIVKRVVYASSAAVYGMEDDYDAGPVGNDAVLRPVTHYGVFKQCNEANARVYYLDHGISSIGLRPWTVYGPGRDFGLTSDPTKAVKAALLNRPYEIGYGGRNNMQYVNDTARTFIRCAEAASSGAGAYSIRGDVVTIDEVIASIERVVPGSEGLISHLDLNLPIAPDLDDRAIQEDVGEIPYTPLDEGIRETWDVFRRHHEAGTLSTDDL; this is encoded by the coding sequence ATGCAGTATCTGCTCACCGGCGGATATGGTTGCATCGGTTCGTGGATCGTGAAGAACCTGGTCGACGACGGACACGATGTTGCCATCTACGATCTGGTTGAACACACCGCCCGCATGGCGTTGATCATGGACTGGGATCAGATCGCCCGGGTCCGGTACATCGAGGGCGACATCGCCGACGGGCCCCACTTCACCCGGGTGGTCGGAGAAACGGGCGCGTCCCGCATCATCCACCTGGCCGGGCTGCAGGTGCCCGTGTGCCGGGCCGACCCCATCAAGGGCGCCACGGTCAACGTGATCGGCACCCTGAACGTCTTCGAGGCAGCGAAAACTCACGACGATATCGTGAAGCGCGTCGTTTACGCGAGTTCCGCGGCCGTCTACGGCATGGAGGACGACTACGATGCGGGTCCGGTGGGCAACGACGCGGTACTGCGGCCCGTGACCCACTACGGCGTCTTCAAGCAGTGCAACGAGGCAAACGCGCGGGTGTATTACCTCGACCACGGCATTTCCAGCATCGGCCTGCGGCCATGGACCGTGTACGGGCCGGGCCGGGACTTCGGACTGACCTCCGACCCCACGAAGGCGGTCAAGGCCGCCCTGTTGAACCGGCCGTACGAGATAGGGTACGGCGGGCGAAACAACATGCAGTACGTGAACGACACCGCCCGTACGTTCATCCGATGCGCCGAGGCCGCCTCCAGTGGCGCCGGGGCCTACAGCATTCGCGGCGACGTCGTGACCATCGACGAAGTCATCGCGTCCATCGAGCGCGTCGTTCCGGGTTCGGAGGGACTCATTTCCCACCTGGATCTTAACCTGCCCATCGCGCCCGACCTCGATGACCGCGCCATCCAGGAGGACGTGGGCGAGATCCCCTACACGCCGCTGGACGAGGGGATCCGGGAGACCTGGGACGTATTCCGCCGCCATCACGAGGCCGGCACGCTGAGCACGGACGACCTGTAG
- the bshC gene encoding bacillithiol biosynthesis cysteine-adding enzyme BshC, giving the protein MNTHAVDYRQVLPNHLLHTFLEDFESLRPFYTHDPRDPEVWPRMIEAVRSRAVPPPRKALAGILEVQNDRFGADETVIANARSLAGDDTFVVSTGQQTGLLTGPLFTIYKAVTAVKLARRVSEETGVRAVPVFWMAADDHDYAEINHVHVCRTDGDALRFELSPDDPNDRRSASDRLLGPGIETLLGQFAEALPDSEYRPSAIEALRRHCTAETSLSDAFARLMTLLFREQGLVLVDPTDPALKPLMRPVFEREIRAPLATTRSVLEASRDLEDAGFHPQVSRSPDAVNLFLYRDGQRNALRYEEGRFSSRDESLSFTGEELLGMLKDTPGRFTHNVITRPLVQDTLFPTLTYIGGPAEIAYYGQLGGVYRQFGLPFPVVYPRASHTLVGARTARVLEKHGLAISHFVHGIESVVDRKLREEMPVPVTEGLRAARGDVEAHYRNLKGHVTSIDPGLSRIVEASERKTRFALGRLEEKTLRALKKADGVMRGQIMRADRLLYPNGHLQERVANIWQYVALHGFDVMNTLIEATDETDFRHRMTPL; this is encoded by the coding sequence ATGAACACTCATGCAGTGGATTACCGCCAGGTGTTGCCGAACCACCTGCTGCATACCTTTCTCGAAGACTTCGAGTCGTTGCGGCCTTTCTACACCCACGATCCACGCGATCCGGAGGTATGGCCGCGCATGATCGAGGCCGTCAGATCTCGCGCCGTGCCGCCGCCGCGCAAGGCGCTTGCCGGGATCCTCGAGGTCCAGAACGACCGGTTCGGGGCGGACGAGACGGTCATCGCCAACGCCCGTTCCCTCGCCGGGGACGATACCTTCGTCGTTTCCACCGGACAGCAGACGGGCCTGTTGACCGGACCGCTGTTCACCATCTACAAGGCCGTAACGGCGGTCAAGCTGGCGAGGCGGGTCTCGGAGGAAACCGGCGTGCGGGCCGTGCCCGTCTTCTGGATGGCCGCCGACGACCATGACTACGCCGAAATCAACCATGTCCACGTCTGCCGGACGGACGGGGACGCCCTCAGGTTCGAGCTGAGCCCCGACGACCCCAACGACCGCCGGTCCGCGAGCGACCGCCTGCTCGGACCCGGTATCGAAACGCTGCTCGGGCAGTTCGCCGAGGCCCTGCCCGACTCGGAGTACCGTCCGTCCGCCATCGAGGCGCTTCGGCGGCACTGCACCGCCGAGACTTCGCTGTCCGATGCCTTCGCGCGGCTCATGACGCTGCTGTTCCGGGAACAGGGCCTGGTTCTCGTCGACCCCACCGACCCGGCGCTGAAACCCCTTATGCGCCCCGTGTTCGAGCGGGAAATCCGCGCGCCGCTCGCGACCACGCGTTCGGTCCTGGAGGCGTCCCGCGATCTGGAGGACGCCGGGTTTCATCCCCAGGTCTCCCGGTCCCCGGACGCGGTGAACCTGTTTCTGTACCGGGACGGGCAGCGCAACGCCCTGCGCTACGAGGAAGGGCGGTTCAGCAGCCGGGACGAAAGCCTCTCCTTTACCGGCGAGGAACTGCTAGGAATGCTTAAGGATACGCCCGGTCGGTTCACGCACAACGTCATCACCCGGCCCCTGGTGCAGGACACGCTGTTTCCGACGCTGACCTATATCGGCGGTCCGGCGGAAATCGCCTACTACGGCCAGCTCGGCGGGGTCTACCGGCAGTTCGGCCTGCCCTTCCCAGTGGTCTATCCCCGTGCGTCCCATACGCTGGTGGGCGCGAGGACCGCCCGGGTCCTGGAGAAACACGGCCTCGCGATCTCCCATTTCGTCCACGGCATCGAATCCGTGGTCGACCGGAAACTCCGGGAAGAGATGCCGGTACCGGTCACCGAGGGTCTCCGGGCCGCACGGGGCGACGTGGAAGCCCACTACAGAAACCTGAAGGGACACGTGACGTCCATAGATCCCGGACTGAGCCGGATCGTCGAGGCTTCGGAGCGGAAGACCCGCTTCGCCCTGGGCAGGCTGGAAGAAAAGACCCTCCGCGCCCTGAAGAAGGCGGACGGGGTCATGCGCGGCCAGATCATGCGGGCGGACCGCCTGCTGTATCCCAACGGACACCTCCAGGAACGGGTGGCCAACATCTGGCAGTACGTCGCCCTTCACGGTTTCGACGTCATGAATACCCTCATCGAGGCCACGGACGAAACGGACTTCAGACACAGGATGACCCCGCTATGA
- a CDS encoding rhodanese-like domain-containing protein: MSVEQVMPDEAARLVESEGYAYIDVRSVPEFDQGHPAPAVNIPLLHADEQTGQMTPNPDFVRVMKANFEEDSKLVLGCRTGQRSNHAAELLKSMGYQTVVNMRCGFSGEMTPFGQVVNPGWEEVGLPVSHDSGEGVSYASLAAKG, encoded by the coding sequence ATGAGTGTGGAACAGGTCATGCCCGACGAGGCGGCCAGGCTGGTCGAATCCGAGGGATACGCATACATCGACGTCCGGTCGGTTCCCGAATTCGACCAGGGCCATCCCGCGCCGGCCGTGAACATCCCCTTGCTGCACGCGGACGAGCAGACCGGGCAGATGACGCCCAACCCCGATTTCGTCCGGGTGATGAAGGCGAACTTTGAGGAGGATTCGAAGCTGGTACTGGGTTGCCGGACGGGCCAGCGCTCCAATCACGCCGCCGAATTGCTGAAGTCGATGGGATACCAGACGGTCGTCAACATGCGCTGCGGGTTCAGCGGCGAGATGACGCCCTTCGGCCAGGTGGTCAATCCGGGTTGGGAAGAGGTAGGCCTGCCGGTGAGCCATGACAGCGGTGAGGGCGTGAGTTACGCGTCGCTGGCGGCAAAAGGGTGA
- the bshA gene encoding N-acetyl-alpha-D-glucosaminyl L-malate synthase BshA, which yields MNIGITCYPTYGGSGAIAAELGQALARKGHRVHFVSYSIPFRLQEYSQNISFHNVEVMPYPLFKYPPYTLALAAKMADVASEAELDILHVHYAVPHATCAFLARHMLSDRDVKVITTLHGTDITLVGSDKSFYRITRFSIEESQGVTAVSESLKRDTLSLFDIEKDIRVIPNFVDVERFRRGDGHCDISNFVDDDEKVIAHVSNFRPVKRIGDIIRMYAEVRREVKCKLLLVGEGPERIPMQELARELGLQDGVVFMGEQEGVDRILSCSDLYLLPSEQESFGLSALEAMSCGVPVIGANAGGLPELVRHGETGYITEVGDIRQMARHATDLLVNDDFREAVGRQARQRVLDHFAEEAVVPHYEAYYEEVLRG from the coding sequence ATGAACATCGGCATCACCTGCTATCCCACCTATGGAGGAAGCGGCGCCATCGCCGCCGAACTGGGACAGGCGCTGGCCCGGAAGGGGCACAGGGTCCACTTCGTGAGCTATTCGATCCCCTTCCGCCTGCAGGAATACAGCCAGAACATCTCCTTCCACAACGTGGAGGTCATGCCCTACCCACTGTTCAAGTACCCGCCCTACACCCTCGCGCTCGCGGCCAAAATGGCGGACGTGGCCTCCGAGGCGGAGCTGGACATACTCCACGTGCACTACGCCGTGCCCCACGCCACCTGCGCCTTCCTGGCGCGGCACATGCTGAGCGACCGGGACGTCAAGGTCATCACGACGCTCCACGGCACCGACATCACCCTCGTGGGAAGCGACAAGTCCTTCTACCGGATCACCCGGTTCAGCATCGAGGAAAGCCAGGGGGTCACGGCGGTCTCCGAGTCCCTCAAGCGCGACACGCTGTCCCTTTTCGACATCGAAAAGGACATCCGTGTGATCCCCAATTTCGTGGACGTCGAACGGTTCCGCCGGGGGGACGGCCACTGCGACATCAGCAATTTCGTCGACGATGACGAGAAGGTCATCGCGCACGTGTCAAATTTCCGGCCGGTCAAGCGCATCGGGGACATCATCCGCATGTACGCGGAGGTGCGGCGCGAAGTAAAGTGCAAGCTGTTGCTGGTGGGGGAAGGTCCGGAGCGCATCCCCATGCAGGAACTGGCCCGGGAACTGGGGCTCCAGGACGGCGTGGTCTTTATGGGAGAGCAGGAGGGTGTGGACCGGATCCTCTCCTGTTCCGACCTGTATCTGCTTCCCAGCGAACAGGAGAGCTTCGGCCTGTCGGCCCTGGAGGCGATGAGCTGCGGCGTCCCGGTGATCGGCGCCAACGCCGGCGGCCTGCCGGAACTCGTGCGCCACGGAGAGACGGGCTATATCACCGAAGTGGGCGACATCCGGCAGATGGCCCGGCACGCCACCGACCTGCTTGTGAACGACGACTTTCGAGAGGCGGTCGGCCGGCAGGCCCGGCAGCGGGTGTTGGACCACTTCGCGGAAGAGGCCGTGGTCCCGCATTACGAAGCCTACTACGAAGAGGTGTTGCGGGGATAG
- a CDS encoding DUF4097 domain-containing protein encodes MNTFWKLAVACVGIAVNLNSVAQNTQDTEMTRTERGFVESTTATYTVDPGGELNIDADFGSVRIETATTDKVEILVEKQRKAGSEDEARRAFEDVEVTTEQRGNDVHIRVDHSRWLGRNGMSIEMTVQVPYTYDLDIETAGGSIIIADLDGEIMAKTAGGSIRIGATQGDVNARTLGGSIRIGPTEGGVSAKTLGGSIEIGDAKGDVSAQTMGGSIRVGRTEGDLTAYTMGGNITVESATGKVSAKTLGGKVRVGST; translated from the coding sequence ATGAATACGTTTTGGAAACTGGCGGTCGCCTGCGTAGGCATAGCTGTCAATCTGAACTCCGTCGCGCAGAACACACAGGACACCGAGATGACGCGAACTGAACGGGGATTCGTGGAGAGCACCACGGCGACGTACACGGTCGATCCCGGCGGCGAGCTGAATATCGATGCCGACTTCGGATCCGTTCGGATCGAGACCGCGACCACCGACAAGGTGGAGATCCTCGTAGAAAAGCAACGGAAGGCAGGCTCCGAAGACGAGGCCCGCCGCGCCTTCGAAGATGTGGAGGTAACCACGGAACAGCGGGGCAACGACGTGCACATCCGCGTCGACCATTCGCGATGGCTGGGACGCAACGGCATGTCCATCGAGATGACGGTCCAGGTGCCCTATACCTACGATCTGGACATCGAGACGGCAGGAGGCAGTATCATAATCGCGGACCTGGACGGCGAGATCATGGCCAAGACGGCAGGCGGAAGCATCCGGATAGGCGCCACGCAAGGGGACGTGAACGCCCGGACCCTGGGTGGAAGCATCCGTATCGGCCCGACCGAAGGGGGCGTGTCCGCGAAGACCCTGGGCGGAAGTATAGAAATAGGTGACGCGAAGGGTGACGTGTCTGCCCAGACGATGGGTGGAAGCATCCGCGTCGGACGCACCGAAGGTGACCTGACTGCCTACACCATGGGCGGAAACATCACCGTGGAATCCGCTACGGGCAAAGTGTCGGCCAAGACCCTGGGAGGCAAAGTCAGGGTCGGTTCTACGTAA
- a CDS encoding DUF4097 domain-containing protein: MNGIERDGQDYTETFRQNYEVNPGGTLTVDAELGAIHIKSSILNEVDVLVRKRYRATDAGQIRKAFSNVEVGIEQTDNDVRIDVDRIDDNAENWFWQEKTRVEIEVTVPVEFNLDLSTISDSIETGNIKGDVTAETLSGIVSTGPTEGNLSIETTSGHIRASRVVGRVHTKTLSGSIEIGPVNGNATLSSTSGRIETDIVEGDLNAESLSGHIKIGPVNRDATLSSTSGRIETDTVKGDLNAETLSGNIRIGPVNGDATVSSTSGNIKTGHVGGKLETSTLSGKIESNYHTR, encoded by the coding sequence ATGAACGGTATTGAGCGTGATGGGCAGGACTATACCGAGACCTTTCGGCAGAATTACGAGGTCAACCCCGGGGGTACACTGACGGTCGATGCCGAATTGGGGGCAATTCACATTAAAAGCTCAATCCTAAATGAAGTAGATGTCCTGGTGAGAAAGCGATATCGGGCAACCGATGCGGGCCAGATTCGAAAAGCATTCAGTAATGTCGAAGTCGGAATTGAACAGACGGATAACGATGTACGAATCGATGTCGACCGAATCGACGACAACGCAGAGAATTGGTTTTGGCAGGAAAAAACCCGCGTGGAAATCGAAGTAACGGTTCCCGTGGAATTCAATCTGGACCTCAGTACGATTAGTGACAGTATCGAGACTGGAAACATCAAAGGAGACGTGACGGCCGAAACGCTTTCCGGGATCGTTTCGACCGGTCCAACCGAAGGTAATTTGAGCATAGAAACGACCAGCGGGCATATCAGAGCCAGTCGCGTAGTAGGCAGGGTACATACCAAAACACTGAGTGGGAGCATCGAAATTGGACCGGTGAATGGTAACGCGACACTCTCTTCAACCTCTGGCAGAATCGAAACAGATATCGTAGAGGGAGATCTGAACGCCGAATCCTTAAGTGGGCATATCAAGATCGGACCCGTGAATCGTGACGCGACGCTCTCTTCCACCTCAGGCAGAATTGAAACTGATACCGTTAAAGGAGATCTGAACGCTGAGACCTTAAGTGGTAACATCAGGATTGGACCTGTGAATGGTGACGCGACGGTCTCTTCGACCTCGGGGAATATTAAAACTGGCCATGTGGGGGGAAAATTGGAAACCTCGACCCTCAGCGGCAAAATCGAAAGTAATTACCATACACGGTAA
- a CDS encoding DUF4097 domain-containing protein, with protein MMRLLLNLVGVGLLVASAYACSAQEVTFMRDGMGHVERTYQKYAVDGAGTLTVETDFGSIRVESWSNDEVDVEVEKRRTGISEASARDAFDEVSVDISQRENDVNIRIERDRKYGNEGISVDVQVKVPETYSLDLKTSGGDIDVGDLRGDVLARTSGGDINVGNVTDAVIRVHTSGGDVTVKGGARETKVSTSGGDIEIRDARGAVDATTSGGDVTIGDAAGEVSAKTSGGDIKIGRTDGEVTVRTSGGDIEIDQAGGNTDATTSGGDIRIGHTTGEVKAKTSGGDISIERADGEVDVHTSGGDVTIDSAEGRLKAGTSGGDISIVNATGGGVTAKTSGGDIEAGLTATVSALEEDWLLQSSGGELTIRIPEDLQASLEAEIQIGRSWFGRDKEYRIDSDFNLDEQDDGGRNGKTVRATGDINGGGHLIRLKTSDGDIRIQKVSS; from the coding sequence ATGATGCGTCTATTACTAAACCTGGTTGGTGTCGGTCTGCTCGTTGCCTCGGCATACGCATGCAGCGCACAGGAGGTCACGTTTATGCGCGACGGTATGGGTCACGTGGAAAGAACCTACCAGAAATACGCGGTGGATGGGGCCGGCACGTTGACCGTAGAGACCGACTTCGGATCGATCCGTGTCGAAAGCTGGTCCAACGACGAAGTGGACGTCGAGGTGGAAAAACGTCGGACGGGTATCAGCGAAGCCAGCGCCCGCGACGCCTTCGATGAAGTGTCGGTGGATATTTCCCAACGGGAGAACGACGTCAACATCCGGATAGAGCGCGATCGGAAATACGGGAACGAAGGAATATCGGTGGATGTACAGGTCAAGGTGCCGGAAACGTACAGCCTGGACCTCAAGACCTCGGGCGGCGACATCGATGTCGGAGACCTGCGGGGTGACGTGCTTGCCCGCACCTCGGGCGGCGATATCAACGTTGGCAACGTTACGGACGCCGTGATCCGGGTTCACACGTCAGGTGGAGATGTGACCGTAAAGGGAGGTGCAAGGGAGACGAAGGTGTCCACCTCAGGCGGGGATATCGAGATTCGTGACGCACGGGGCGCGGTGGATGCGACCACCTCGGGCGGTGACGTCACGATCGGCGACGCGGCCGGTGAAGTATCGGCCAAGACCTCGGGCGGCGACATCAAGATCGGCCGTACGGACGGTGAAGTGACGGTGAGAACTTCCGGTGGCGATATCGAAATAGATCAAGCCGGGGGAAACACCGATGCGACTACCTCGGGCGGAGACATCAGGATAGGCCATACCACGGGAGAAGTGAAAGCGAAGACTTCCGGCGGCGATATCTCGATCGAGCGCGCCGATGGCGAGGTGGACGTGCATACCTCGGGTGGCGACGTCACCATCGACAGCGCCGAAGGAAGATTGAAGGCGGGCACCTCGGGCGGCGATATCTCGATCGTTAATGCGACGGGCGGGGGCGTGACGGCGAAGACCTCGGGCGGCGACATCGAAGCCGGTTTAACGGCGACGGTAAGCGCGCTGGAAGAAGACTGGCTGCTGCAATCGTCCGGTGGGGAGTTGACCATCCGCATTCCCGAGGATCTGCAAGCCTCGCTCGAAGCGGAGATCCAGATCGGGAGATCCTGGTTCGGACGTGACAAGGAATATCGTATCGATTCGGATTTCAACCTGGACGAGCAGGACGATGGCGGTCGTAACGGTAAAACCGTAAGGGCCACTGGCGATATCAATGGCGGCGGACATCTCATCAGGCTCAAGACAAGCGATGGCGACATAAGGATTCAGAAAGTGTCGTCCTGA
- a CDS encoding threonine/serine dehydratase, translating to MLITLEEIEQARRELPPEVVYTPVLRSGAISDATGADVWMKAENLQVTGSYKTRAAYTILNRLTADQKRKGAAISSSGNFATAFAYMGTLLGIPTAIVMMEKTSPYKVRRTMEYGAEAVLCENHNQARWDTLDRLGRERGITAINTWEDENVVRGHGSIGAEIMEQASDLDAVIVPVSSGGLIGGVATAVKTLNPAVKVIGVQPEGSQAVYRSFMKKEICEVPEPDTVCDSLVAPRPGDLTFEHVMAYVDEMVLVSDEQAIDAVKYLIGTTKLVVEPGGAVGVAALLNGIVPLEGKKVVALLSGGNIMPEQLAGYLGAA from the coding sequence ATGCTGATTACCCTCGAAGAAATCGAACAGGCGAGAAGGGAACTTCCGCCGGAGGTCGTCTACACGCCCGTCCTGCGGTCGGGAGCGATTTCTGACGCGACCGGCGCGGACGTCTGGATGAAGGCGGAAAACCTGCAGGTGACCGGGTCTTACAAGACGCGCGCGGCCTATACCATCCTGAACCGCCTTACCGCGGACCAGAAGAGGAAGGGCGCCGCGATCTCATCCTCCGGTAATTTCGCGACGGCGTTCGCCTACATGGGCACGCTGCTCGGGATTCCGACGGCGATCGTGATGATGGAAAAGACCTCGCCCTACAAGGTGCGGCGCACGATGGAATACGGCGCCGAAGCGGTGCTGTGCGAAAACCACAACCAGGCAAGGTGGGACACGCTGGACCGGCTGGGCAGGGAACGGGGGATCACCGCGATCAATACGTGGGAAGACGAGAACGTCGTTCGGGGCCACGGCAGCATCGGCGCCGAAATCATGGAACAGGCTTCGGATCTTGACGCCGTGATCGTCCCCGTGAGCAGCGGGGGCCTGATCGGCGGCGTCGCCACGGCCGTGAAAACGTTGAACCCCGCGGTGAAGGTGATCGGGGTACAACCCGAAGGGTCGCAGGCGGTTTACCGGTCTTTTATGAAGAAGGAGATCTGCGAGGTGCCAGAACCGGACACGGTATGCGATTCACTCGTGGCGCCCCGCCCCGGGGACCTCACCTTCGAGCACGTAATGGCCTACGTGGACGAGATGGTCTTGGTATCGGATGAACAGGCGATCGACGCGGTGAAGTACCTGATCGGGACGACGAAACTTGTAGTCGAGCCGGGAGGCGCGGTTGGCGTCGCCGCGCTTCTGAACGGGATCGTACCTCTGGAGGGCAAGAAGGTCGTGGCGCTGCTCAGTGGCGGGAACATCATGCCCGAGCAACTCGCGGGGTATCTGGGCGCGGCCTGA